From a single Lolium rigidum isolate FL_2022 chromosome 7, APGP_CSIRO_Lrig_0.1, whole genome shotgun sequence genomic region:
- the LOC124676415 gene encoding uncharacterized protein LOC124676415, whose product MEPNTEDLPVTGRFTFFGNCAEALTGKEVDLLAPLTKGRPNYVPPAIIAAVGKKCTITWEVDQETYDANPGVVFLTVSKAQLLTDSVQVVEPSTQISSAIADKTIMPIDHHPEGSSSQATPPKDVLESIDAEEDEDKGKENKDKKMKSNDDKKGPAKALFKGKK is encoded by the exons ATGGAGCCAAACACTGAAGACCTACCCGTCACTGGCCGCTTCACATTCTTTGGCAACTGCGCCGAGGCTCTAACAGGCAAGGAAGTAGATCTTCTTGCGCCACTCACTAAAGGTCGTCCTAATTATGTCCCTCCTGCCATTATTGCCGCGGTAGGCAAGAAGTGCACAATCACTTGGGAAGTCGACCAGGAAACCTATGATGCTAATCCTGGAGTAGTGTTCCTTACCGTCTCAAAGGCGCAGCTACTGACTGACTCAGTGCAAGTGGTGGAACCTTCTACCCAAATCAGCTCTGCAATAGCTGACAAGACGATTATGCCAATTGACCACCACCCAGAAGGCAGCTCCTCACAGGCAACACCTCCGAAAGACGTACTTGAATCAATCGATGCTGAAGAGGATGAG GACAAAGGCAAAGAAAACAAAGATAAGAAAATGAAGAGCAACGACGATAAAAAGGGACCTGCAAAGGCACTGTTCAAAGGAAAGAAGTAA
- the LOC124678566 gene encoding tRNA (adenine(58)-N(1))-methyltransferase catalytic subunit trmt61a-like has protein sequence MMVPLDPSDKPTSQRRIAVGDTVVVYERHDAMRAVTVAADGVLQNRFGVFRHADWLGRHFGSKVFSSAGGGGGGKFARKAGGGFVHLLAPTPELWTLVLSHRTQILYIADISLVVAYLELVPGCVVLESGTGSGSLTTSLARAVAPQGRVYTFDFHDQRAASAREDFEKNGLSSLITVAVRDIQGEGFPDEHSGAADAVFLDLPQPWLAIPSAGTMLRQDGVLCSFSPCIEQVQRACEAMRSCFTDIRTFEILLRTYDVHEGALKSATANEAANLGSVPEKKRKIRTGGEAFDSTQTSSVMARPCSTARGHTGYLTFARRSVHGSQVVANECCSTS, from the exons ATGATGGTTCCGCTCGATCCATCTGACAAGCCCACCTCGCAGCGCCGCATAGCGGTGGGCGACACCGTCGTGGTGTACGAGCGCCACGACGCGATGCGCgccgtcaccgtcgccgccgACGGCGTGCTGCAGAACCGGTTCGGGGTCTTCCGCCACGCCGACTGGCTCGGCCGCCACTTCGGATCCAAGGTCttcagcagcgccggcggcgggggcgggggcaaGTTCGCTCGCAAGGCCGGCGGCGGGTTCGTCCACCTCCTCGCGCCCACCCCGGAGCTCTGGACGCTCGTGCTCAGCCACCGCACGCAGATCCTCTACATCGCCGACATCAGCCTCGTGGTGGCCTACCTCGAGCTCGTCCCCGGGTGCGTCGTGCTGGAGTCCGGGACGGGCAGCGGCTCGCTCACCACGTCGCTGGCCCGCGCCGTCGCGCCGCAGGGGCGCGTGTACACGTTCGATTTCCACGACCAGAGGGCGGCCTCTGCAAG GGAAGATTTTGAGAAGAATGGCCTAAGTAGCCTTATTACAGTTGCTGTGCGGGACATACAAGGAGAAGGGTTCCCAGACGAGCACTCTGGGGCTGCTGATGCTGTGTTCCTGGATTTGCCTCAGCCTTGGCTGGCTATACCATCTGCTGGGACAATGCTACGACAAGATGGCGTTCTATGCTCCTTTTCCCCTTGTATTGAGCAAGTACAGCGAGCTTGCGAAGCTATGAGATCATGTTTCACAG ATATTAGAACTTTTGAAATTCTTCTTCGCACCTACGACGTACATGAAGGTGCTCTGAAGAGTGCAACTGCCAACGAAGCTGCTAATTTGGGTTCGGTTCCtgagaagaaaaggaaaattcgGACAGGTGGAGAAGCCTTTGACAGTACACAGACTTCTTCTGTTATGGCTAGGCCCTGCAGCACAGCTAGAGGACACACTGGCTACTTGACGTTTGCAAGGAGAAGTGTGCATGGCAGCCAAGTTGTAGCCAATGAATGTTGCTCCACTTCTTAG